The Streptomyces sp. NBC_01197 genome window below encodes:
- a CDS encoding SigE family RNA polymerase sigma factor, whose translation MAHGEVLEFEEYVRTRQDALLRSARRLVPDPVDAQDLLQTALARTYRRWEGIADKSLADAYLRRVMINTRTEWWRARRLEEVPTEQLPDASVEDGTEQHADRALLMDILKVLAPKQRSVVVLRHWEQMSTEETAAALGMSAGTVKSTLHRALARLRQELESRDIDARALIRGEQEMGRERCAA comes from the coding sequence ATGGCGCACGGTGAGGTGCTCGAATTCGAGGAGTACGTACGCACCAGGCAGGACGCCCTGCTGCGGAGCGCCCGCCGGCTGGTGCCCGACCCCGTCGACGCCCAGGACCTGCTGCAGACCGCCCTGGCACGCACCTACCGCCGCTGGGAGGGCATCGCCGACAAGTCGCTGGCCGACGCCTACCTCCGCCGCGTCATGATCAACACTCGTACGGAGTGGTGGCGCGCCCGCCGGCTGGAGGAGGTCCCCACCGAGCAGCTGCCCGACGCGAGCGTCGAGGACGGCACGGAGCAGCACGCCGACCGGGCGCTGCTGATGGACATCCTGAAGGTGCTCGCTCCCAAGCAGCGCAGTGTGGTCGTCCTGCGACACTGGGAGCAGATGAGCACCGAGGAGACGGCTGCCGCACTCGGCATGTCGGCCGGTACGGTGAAGAGCACACTGCACAGGGCCCTTGCGCGGCTCCGGCAGGAGCTGGAGAGCCGCGACATCGACGCGCGTGCGCTGATCCGTGGGGAACAAGAGATGGGGCGGGAGCGGTGCGCGGCCTGA
- a CDS encoding A/G-specific adenine glycosylase, whose product MTATTETATTATTPTTQTTPTTPTPPRPSTTSGSAPAAASPAGPPDAGAAAGLHSSVITWFGANARDLPWRRPEAGAWGVMVSEFMLQQTPVVRVLPVYEQWLDRWPRPADLAAEAPGEAVRAWGRLGYPRRALRLHGAAQAITERHGGEVPSEHGQLISLPGIGEYTAAAVASFAYGRRHAVLDTNVRRVFARAVSGVEYPPNATTAAERKLARTLLPDDETTAARWAAASMELGALVCTAKSPECGRCPIAGQCAWRLAGKPAHAGAARRGQTYAGTDRQVRGKLLAVLRDTSAPVPQSQLDAVWHDPVQRARALDGLVSDGLVEPLAGGVYRLPLT is encoded by the coding sequence ATGACTGCAACCACTGAGACAGCGACCACAGCGACTACACCGACCACACAGACGACTCCGACTACACCGACGCCCCCGAGGCCTTCGACAACTTCGGGTTCCGCCCCGGCCGCTGCGTCCCCTGCCGGGCCGCCGGACGCCGGCGCCGCTGCCGGACTGCACTCCTCCGTCATCACCTGGTTCGGCGCGAACGCCCGCGATCTGCCCTGGCGCCGCCCCGAGGCGGGCGCCTGGGGGGTCATGGTCAGCGAGTTCATGCTCCAGCAGACCCCTGTCGTACGGGTGCTGCCGGTGTACGAACAGTGGCTGGACCGCTGGCCGCGCCCGGCCGATCTGGCGGCCGAGGCCCCCGGTGAGGCGGTCCGCGCCTGGGGCAGGCTCGGATATCCGCGCCGCGCCCTGCGCCTGCACGGGGCGGCCCAGGCCATCACGGAGCGGCACGGCGGCGAGGTGCCGTCCGAGCACGGGCAGCTGATCTCGCTGCCCGGGATCGGCGAGTACACCGCGGCGGCGGTCGCCTCCTTCGCGTACGGCCGGCGCCATGCGGTCCTGGACACCAATGTGCGGCGGGTCTTCGCCCGTGCGGTCAGCGGCGTCGAGTATCCGCCGAACGCCACCACGGCCGCCGAGCGCAAGCTCGCCCGCACCCTGCTCCCCGACGACGAGACCACCGCGGCCCGCTGGGCCGCGGCCTCCATGGAGCTGGGCGCGCTGGTCTGCACCGCCAAGAGCCCCGAGTGCGGGCGCTGCCCCATCGCCGGGCAGTGCGCCTGGCGGCTGGCCGGCAAACCGGCGCACGCGGGCGCGGCGCGGCGCGGCCAGACGTACGCCGGTACGGACCGCCAGGTGCGCGGAAAGCTGCTCGCGGTGCTGCGGGACACGTCGGCTCCCGTACCGCAGTCGCAGCTCGACGCGGTGTGGCACGATCCGGTACAGCGGGCCAGGGCGCTGGACGGGCTGGTCTCCGACGGGCTGGTCGAGCCGCTGGCGGGCGGGGTCTACCGGCTCCCGCTGACCTGA
- a CDS encoding phosphatase PAP2 family protein → MDSSSELYRNIVEFAHSTPSWVQQLMELWTEGGLLLFAVLFVLVWWRARTASAQAMALALIAPLGTAIAYVLSEVLKSVIHEERPCRAVAGALKPLIDCPAPGDWSFPSNHSIIAAAAAVGLSVAMVRLVWLTVPVAVLMAFSRVFVGVHYPHDVIVGLLLGALIGLLVIEGLTRPVRSLVETVRSSDIRAAAWFVGPGAPN, encoded by the coding sequence ATGGACAGTTCTTCCGAGCTCTACCGAAATATCGTCGAATTCGCGCACTCCACGCCCTCCTGGGTGCAGCAGCTCATGGAGCTGTGGACCGAGGGCGGACTGCTGCTCTTCGCCGTGCTGTTCGTCCTCGTCTGGTGGCGGGCGCGTACGGCGTCCGCGCAGGCGATGGCGCTGGCGCTGATCGCTCCGCTGGGAACCGCCATCGCGTACGTCCTCAGCGAAGTGCTCAAGTCGGTGATCCACGAGGAGCGCCCGTGCCGGGCCGTGGCCGGGGCGTTGAAACCGCTGATCGACTGCCCGGCGCCCGGTGACTGGTCCTTCCCCAGCAATCACTCGATCATCGCTGCCGCCGCTGCGGTCGGTCTCTCCGTCGCCATGGTGCGGCTGGTCTGGCTGACCGTGCCGGTCGCGGTGCTGATGGCCTTCTCACGGGTCTTCGTCGGTGTGCACTATCCGCATGACGTGATCGTCGGGCTGCTGCTCGGCGCGCTGATCGGGCTGCTCGTCATCGAGGGGCTGACCCGGCCCGTACGGTCGCTGGTGGAGACGGTGCGGTCGAGCGACATCCGCGCGGCGGCATGGTTCGTGGGGCCGGGTGCCCCGAACTGA